TGTACGGCCTTCCAAACAGGTCAAATGACAATGTGGATGACATCCTTGATGACCTGACCAGTGGAAAGGAGCCAGGTGCCCTCATGCTTGACTTTGACAAGCTTGGAGAACTGGCACCACGCCTTGTCCAAAAGATGGCAGTCATACGCGACGAAAAAGGCATAAGGGGACTCCCGACCGAAGAGGAGTTCAAAGAACTTACGTCGAGATGTGTTCACTGTCTGGCATGTGAACTTGCCTGCCCGATCAACCTGCCCATAAGCGATGCAATGACCGCTGCAGAGAATGGAGACCTGAACCCATTTGAGGCACTCCGCGACAAATGTATAGGATGTGGTAGATGCGATCATTCATGCCCGAAGGACATTCCTGTACTGAATGTAATAGAGAAGGCGGCACAGAAGGTCATACGGGAAGAGATAGGAAAGGTAAGGGTAGGAAGAGGTCAGATCAGTGACCCCGAGATCCGGGAAGAGGGTGTCAACCTTGTACTTGGAACTACACCTGGCATTATTGCAATAGTAGGATGCTCGAACTATCCGGACGGGACCAAGGATGTGTACGATATAGCAGATGAGATGCTTAAGAGGAATTACATTGTTCTGGTCTCAGGATGTTCGGGAATGGATGTTGGTATGTACAAGGATGAGGAAGGTCAGACACTCTATGAGAAGTATCCGGCAAAGTTCCTCAAAGGCAATCTGATCAACATGGGTTCCTGTGTGTCCAACTCCCATATCACGGCAACTGCGATCAAAGTTGCAGCAATATTTGCACAGAGGGACATCACCGGCAACTACGAAGAAATCGCAGACTACATTCTGAACCGTGTGGGTGCGGTCGGAATTGCCTGGGGCGCCTATTCGCAGAAAGCCCTGTCTATAGGAACAGGATGCAACAGACTGGGAATACCTGTAGTGCTCGGACCCCACGGCTCGAAGTTCCGCAGGGCGATAATCGGAAAACCATATGATAAGGACAAATGGAAGGTATACGATGCACGTAATGGCGAAGTGATGCCAATACCACCTGCACCTGAATACCTTATCACCACGGCGGAGACCATTGAAGAACTGATGCCAATGCTTGCCAAGAGCTGCATACGTCCGAGTGACAACAATATGGGAAGGATGATCAAGCTCACCCATTACATTGAGCTCAGCCAGAAATATCTTGGAATAATGCCCGATGACTGGCACACTTTTGTCAGGACTGAGACAGACCTGCCTCTTGCAAAGCGCGAGGAACTTCTCAATATACTTGAGAAGGAACATGGATGGGAGATTGACTGGGACAAGAAGAAGATCCTCTCAGGACCGTCCATGAAACTTGATGTTTCAGCCCAGCCGACCAATCTGAAAAGACTTTGTAAGGAAGCATGATATCCGGCCTGGTATCTTTGGTCCAGTCACAGAGAATATCCAGTGAACCACAAACTCGGGTCCAAAGGACTTAGAGCCAAAACGGCCAACTGTAGTTGCAAAAATGATTCAAAAGCAAAGGGAACACTTCCAGGAGCGAGGTACCAATAAACTATAGTATATAATAAAAAAATGGGCATTTCATCCGAATGTTTTGCCCATTTTTAAGTTACTTTATTTGAGAAGTTTCAGTGCATCCCTGCATGCAGCTACTGCAGGAGCTCCGGATGTTATGGAGATCACTTCCAGCGTTTCCATAATCTCTTCTTTGGTGGCACCATTTTGAAGAGCACTCTTCATTTGAACCACAGTACACCTTTCACATTGTTTAGATGCAACGACGGCAAGTGCCATTAGGATCTTGTATTTTGCAGGCAAGGCACCATCTGATAGGATCTTCTGGTTGCAACGATTATATTTCCTTAGGAAATGTGGATCCAGCTCTCCAAGGGTCTCAAGAATATGAGGTGTGAAACCCAGTTTATCACTCATGCTATCCAGCAATTCTTCATGTTCAAGTTCTTCGTGTTCAGACATTATATACCCCCATAAATTATTACATAAAAACTCGGTTTGAATGTTATTTATTTTTTTCTACAGATGAGGAAAACTTGTCGAAAAGTTTCATCATTTCAATCATCCCCACCATTCAACATAACTATTGATCAAGAATCCCACATACACCGGACAATGCACCCGAGCAGCCCATAATTGTTCTTTTTAAAATCATTTAAACCTGCCAAGATCTTTTAGTCATCTCTGTCCTGGGAAGTATACGAAATCAGAAAATGCAAAGTGCCAATAAAAACAGGAAATAACTTTATAGAAATTGCATCTTAATATTATTGGAGGTACCTGATGAAACGTCGGACGACAGCAATATCCTTTGTACTTTTTGTTTCTGCAATAATAGTCTTCATACTTTTACAGGAAAAGGATATGCCATTAAGGATGGTCGACAGGGCAACAGGACTATTTGCTTATCTGTTCATCTTTTTAGCAATACTATCTTCTGAATACATGATGCAGATGATGAAAATTTTTGGAACAGGATTTATCACCATACACCATCTTCTCGCCAGAACAGGGATTTCCCTCATGGTCATACATCCCATTGCATTCGCATTTGAAGAAAAAAGTATCTCAGTATTTTTACCGGTATTATATCCACTAAAGGATTTTCTGGAACTTGCAGGCAGACCGGCATTTTACCTTATATTAATAGCAGTAGCAGCGGCCGTATACAGGAAGCATATTATCAAAAAATGGAAGAACTTCCATTATTTGAACTACCTTGCTTTCATAATGATCTTCATACACGCATGGTTAATTGGAACAGATCTTCAATATACAATAATGAAAATACTCTGGATATCCATGGCGCTGATAGTTTTCGGAGTTTTTGTTCATAAACATCTGATCAACTCAAGATCATAAATCGAAAGAGGTTTTACTTCCTTTATCAGAAAACAGTTTCTTAAAAGGCAATTCAAGTTGAAACCTCTTCATTGAGGATTATTACCCCACCTGATATTAATCCAACATCTACAGACATCCATATATTTACTCCATATATTCACTGGACCTTCAAAAGCTATTGAAAGTTGCCCTTTTTACTGGTTGCTACTCCACCTATAGACCCACCATTTTTGTTACTGATTTGTAGGTAGAGCAACACTACAAAAGATCATTTCTTTTGCCTGCGGTTCAAACCATACATCTGCACCTTCTTCATCTTCGCAAGATTGACAGCACGGTCCATTTCCTTCTTCTCAAGGCGCCTTGCATCGATGTAACCATTGTCGATCGCCTCACAGAGGATCTCCTAACCGATGGACGAGCGTGCCAGAACAGTGCTCCAGCCCTGCGGCGTTCCCACGCCACCAAAGGAGATGTCCGAGTTCTCTGCAGCCATATCGGTACAGAACTTGCAGGATGTAGACCTGTATTGGTCCAGTTCAGAAAGATCATAGCTCTCCAGGCCATCGGCCATACCAAATTCAAAGACACCTTTACGGATCTTCATGGACTCAATATCATTGAGGTCCATCCCTTTTGCTTGCACGAATTCCCTGATACCTTCATGCTCGAAACTATCCATACAGAAAAGCCCGAACTTCAGGACCTTTGCTCTGAGGAACAGGTGAAGGAACCCATATGGACTTGTCTGCATCTTGTGAACAGCATCAATATTGCAACTGGGCCCCACAAATGCAATGCTCCTCATACCCTGCTTGATGGCACTCATCAATGGCTCCATGGTCATGCTGTGGGAATAGATGCTTCCTGCTGACTCAAGGACCTCATCTGCGGTCGTTGCAATAAAAGGTTCAGGCCTCCAGGGATTACCTTCCGACTTCCTTGTAACGATGGCACAATCCAGAAGCCCCTCCTCAAGCCCGTATGCAAGCAGAGAAGTAACTACCCCACCGTCCTGGCCCTTAGAGTCGGGCATCCCAGACCTGGCCGCATAGCCGAACCTGAGCTTGCCCACAAGGTCCTCTTCCCTTGTAACGGTCCTTGGACACTGGTTGTAGCAGACACCACAGGCAGTGCACTTATCGATCAGTTTGGGCTGGCTGTTCACAAAGGCTATGGACTCACAGGAAGAGACGCAGGCACCGCACAATGTGCAGATACCAAGGTTTATAATCTCCTTCTTGAGCTTCCCAAAGGATATCCTCTCCTTCTCACCAATGTTGCGCTTCAGGCGTATTACGCTCTTTTCCAGCTGATCGAACTTGTTCTTGCATTCAGCAGAACAAAAATAGTACTTCTTTCCGCCATAATCCGTAACATAGGAGCTGCCCTCACTTACATGAGCTTTACAGATAGGGTCTGTCATCATTTTTATCACCACCGTAAATATGAGTGATGAAGTAGTAAAAACTCATTCGTAATAAAACAAACTTTAATTATTTTTAATTGTAATTGTTTTACGTGAGGATAATAATATCCATGTTCGGAAACAAATGGAATAATATTAAAAAGTAAAAAGGAAAAAATACAGCATTTTTCCGGATTTTCGAAATGAAATGCTGCCACCCTTTGCCTTACAATTACTTCTTTCTCATGAAACCGAAGTAGATCAATCCCGCAGATAACAGGACCAACACCGCACCTATTACATCAGAACCTGAGAAAGACGATGATGATGAAGACTCATCAGGAGTATTCTCACGAGTCATTTCATAGCCTTCAACGTAGTTGTCCTGTGAAGCAGCAGTTGCCTGATCGGTCGTAGTTCCATAACCTGTAGCATCAGTGCTTGTGGTTGTGCTATTTACCACGTTTGCCGATGGAGTGTTCGAGCTGGTCTTCCTGCTGGAGCTACTGGTTTCAGGATAACGATGTGTTGCATCCTGCATCAGTTTGTTGTACTCATCAATAGTTGCCTGGTCGACAACACCTGGTACGGACATTATACCCTGCACATACTCATCAAGCAGAGCATTTCCACAGGTATGATGACAGCATGTTACACCATTCTCGACAACTGATTCAATATACTCCCTAACCAGAGTCTGGATTACCTCATCGGATGCGTCCCAGTAATCCTTTCTTGTTGTCTCAAGCATGCGGGCTAGCTGGGACTGATATTGATAGGGGTTCTCTGCGTAGAACTCGTCCAGACCAAGATCATACTTATCCAGAACATATGCCTCATACATCATGTTCCAGTCATCGTCCGTAACCATGTCCGGGCATGTAGCATCCCATCCCCACATGTACTCCGTGAATTTCATGAATTCCCTTGCACCGGCATAATCGAATTCCATCATTCCAGTCATCCATGAAGGATTGAGATACCTGGCACGCAATTCATTCCTGAAAGCCTCTTCAAGTGTTGTGTACTGAGGATTGTCAACATCCTTGAAGTCGGCTATATACATATCAGGAGTTTCCCCTGTAAGGGATCTGACAGCAAGTCCAAGACCTCCGAGATACGAGTAGAAATCATCGTTGTCGATGAGTCCGTATAGGTTCGAGGTATCACTGTGCATAGCCACATCAACATCTTCGAGGTTCATTTTGAACACATCTTCGTAGTTTTCTCCCCATGAATCTGCTCCATAGATATTGGACATTCTGGAGATGTAGAGATCCGCCATCTTGCTTTCATCATCCCATGTGTCACTGGCAGCAACTGTTTCCGAAATTCCCGTACCATAAGAGCCAGGTGGTTCACTGAAGATCCTTGACCTGGAGATGTATTCTGCAGTCTCATTATCATAGCCCATGGCTATAAGTTCAGCCTCCATCTCAAGAGAATTCCTTCTGACGAAGTTGAAGTCTTCGCTCTCATTAAGGTCTGCAACTATACGGACAGCTTCATCCATCCATTCAAGCTGAAGTGGGAATGTGTCGCGGTATAGACCTGACGGAAGGACGAGTACATCAATCCTTGGATGTGTCATATTCTCTTCTGGGATCACATTGAAACCTGTGATCCTTCCACTGCTCCTTTCAAGCTCTACACCTATAAGAGCGTAGATCTGCGCTTCCATGAGTCCTTTGTGACGCATTGTTTCAACTGACCACAGGATAAAGGCCTGTTTGTCTGGATATACACCATTTACTGCATAGTAATCTGCTACCCACTGATCAATAAGGACTTTTCCAAGAGCCTCTGTTTCAGCATCAGGGAATTTTCTCTGGTCAAAACTGTAGAAGTTCCTTCCGGTTGGCAATGCTTCAGGATTGCGTATTGGGTCGTTTCCAGGTCCAGGTTCAATATACTCTGCATTGAGTGCACGCAATGTCTGGTCGATCTCACGAGTGGTCTGCGCCAGCTGACCTGAATAATACAATGCCTGATCGAGATCTGCAGTAACATTGGCATCAGTAAGATTAAGTACCTCAAGCTGAGCTGCTGACACATTTGTTCCGTTGATCAAAGTGGCATTCAGAAGATCAGCTGCACATGTATTAGCTGCATTCTCCCAATCCTCCTCGTCTCCGGTATCTTTGGGGATCACACTATAGATGTGATCAATGAAATCACTACGAAGCATCGACTTGACCATTGATACAAGTTTCTCGTTCTCAGGAGCAACACCAAAGATGTGGAGTCCGTAAGGCATGAGTGTTGTCTGCAGTTTATGCAGGTAGTCATGGAGAACTGAATCAAGGAATGTTTCGAATTCCTCGTCAGTCATGGCATTCAATTCATCACATGTAACATTGAGGTCGTTCACCAGACATAGCGAGTCATATAATTCAATGGTACTGTTACGGTAGAGTGCCATCTTTGCAGTATCATTGATACTCTTTGCATCTTCGTAATTGTGTATCTTCTCATGCATTATTGACAAGTTACCATAAAGTCCTGCTTCCACTATCGGTGGTGTCAGGTGGTCTATGATAACTGCATTGCCTCTACGCTTTGCCTGTGTACCTTCTCCGACATTATCCATGATGTAAGGATAGATCACAGGAGTTTCAGCAACCATTATTGAAGGATAGTCATATCTCCAGAGTCCAACTTCCTTTCCAGGCAACCATTCCTGTGTACCATGAGTACCGAAATGGATCATTGCATCTGCATCATAGACATTGTTGATCCAGAAGTATGTTGCAAGATACTGGTGTGTTGGCGGAAGTTCCTTGTCATGATAGAGGATACTCTCATCTGAAAGAGTACCTCTGGTAGGCTGTGGTATGAAATTGACATTACCAAGCTGTACTGTAGGGATCACAAAGTTCCCATCATACACCATTATATCGCCAGGGGCAGTTCCCCATTTACTTTCAACATCCTGTCTTACAGATTCAGGAAGAGTGTTATACCAGGCGAGATAATCCTCCACAGGAACAAGGGTCACATTGCCGGAATTGACAACCTTCTCAAGTTCTCCGGGAGCCCAGGAACCAACGTTCCTGCTTTCAATGAACAGGTCGATGAACTCACTGGCATTTGGAATTGTACCATTACCAATATCGTAACCATCTGCCCTCATTTGTTCAAGAAGCAATGTGAAACTTGAACCGATATCCAGATAGCTGGCACCAATGTTGTTCTTACCACCTTCATGGTTGTAGTATATGATGCTTACCTTTTTGTCAGAATTGTCTGTTTTACCCAACTCTGCCCATGCGATGGCCCTGTCACTGATCCACTCGACCTGCTCCATTATTGGTTCGTAATATGACTGGCCGGTCATCGGATCTTTAACAATACCAGCCACCCATATGTAATCCGTACATCCTTCTATCTCAGGGTATGCAACCTGATAATAGAGAGATGTTGGGCTTAATCCATGTGTGCTATTGTAGTATTCTGACGGTGACTGGTAATAATCATAGATTCCCTTTACTACCGGAATGTTATATCCGGTGAGATACTCCTGACCTTCAACCAGATCGAAATTTATGTAGAATCCTTTCAGGGAGATCATTGAATCAACTAATACAACTTCATCCTTCGAGTAATATTCAGCCGCCCTGTTTCCATCGTCATCATCCATAAAAGCAAGACCAGTTGCATAGATCACATTACAACCCTTTGATTCAATGTATCTTATCAGAGCATCGTCCGCTGTAAAAGCGAGAGTATTAGACTGAAGTGCATAATTCACAATTCCTATAGTTGGTGCATTTGAATCGTAAACATGTCCACCATCTATCCGATTTGAATACCATTCAAGATAATCTGTACTATCCTCAAAAATCCTTGGAAATGCATCCGGATGATAAATACCATTTTTTGGAATAGGAGGTTCGGTTACCGGCCCATATTCAATATAGGCATCTTCAAAATTTGATCCGATGTAGCGAATCCATCTTTCCATATTGACAATTCCACTGTTCGTGAAATAATCGACCATGACGCTATGAGGCAGACTATCCATATCAATTGTTCCGACTCCTGTAGCTAATTCACCCATTCCAAAGACACCTATTTCTGTACCACTATTTTGGGCATCAATTAGAGCATCCTTGAAAAGAGGGATCTGGTCAGCACCTACCATGTAGAGTATAATTACATCCTGATCGGAAAAATCACTGACACTAGTAGCTTCTTCCCCATTCATCAGTGTAACATTGAAACGTTCTGCTACAACTTCCCTATCAGTAAGAACCTGATTAAGATAGTACAGATTTGTTTCTGCATTTAGTATGAAAGTTATATTCACTTTTGGAAGCAACACCTGCGGTTCATCTATTGTTTCATGTTCCCATACATCCGCAAACTGCTGACCCATGAACATGAGCATATTCTCCATGTTTGTTTGGCCACCCTGAACCCAGTATCTTTCAATATCGGTATATTCGTCCGAGTATAGGTCAAGGTTAGACGGGGAAACGTTTGAAGCTAAATCATAACATATAACCTTCGAACCAAGCTCTTTGCTAACTTTGATACTTGTTGTCCAGTTTGCAATTGAGTTTTCATCCTGAGATTCAAGGAAAATCAACCCAAATTCTGAAAAGTCATAATCATCAGGCACAGTATCATTTTTTGTGAAAATAGTTATATTCAATTCTGTCGAGATGTTAGAATCTTGTGCGGCATTGATCAGTGAAACTTCATTATAATCCGTACCAAGAACAAATAAAATTTCATTGTAATCAACATTTACATTATCCCAGAAATTGATTATTGGATGATTACTGTATTCTGTTGCAAGGTAAATTAGAAGGTCTTCTGCGCTATCAATCCCCTCAACTGTTACATCCATGTTGCTGTAATAGTTGTATACCTGGTCATCAGCACTACCATTTGAAATATGATCAAAATAGGAAGGAGTACTTGTATTCGCCTTCACGCTTAACAAAGAGGTACCATTATCATGGACTGCTTGCAGAGTCTCGTTTATGCTAAATCCGGTTGTATCACTTGTTGTATTGTAAACTTTAGAACCAACCATCTCAAATAAAATTACATCCTGAGATGCTAAAAGACCATTATCTGCAGCTTCAACCAATTGATCACTTGCATACCAGGTTGCATTATATGCAGGAATGGCATTATATTCTATAAATTGACTATGATCGTTTGTCAACTTTGCAGTCTCTAAAGCATCACTCTCTTGATAATAAACGTAAGTAATTCTCAGAGGTGTCAATAATCTTGTAATTGTAGGATCATTGCCATAATCCTTTGCAAGACATATGAGGAGATCTTCTGCATTTCCAAGACCTTCACCTTCAGTACCCATATTGCTATAATAGTTATATACTGCATCATCAGCACTGCCATTAGAGATATGGTCAAAATAGGAAGGAGTACTTGTACTAGCCTTCACGCTTAACAAAGAAGTACCATTGTCATGGGCTGCTTGCAGAGTCTCATTTATGTTCAGTCCAGTTGTATCACTTACTGTGTTGTAGACTTTTGAACCGACCATCTCAAATAAAATTACATCCTGAGATGATAAAAAACCATTATCTGCAGCCTCAATCAATTGATCACTTGCATACCAGCTTTCATTGAATGCCGGAATTGCAGTGTAACCTATAAATTGCCGGTACTCATTAGTAAGTTCTGCCATTTCCAGAGCATCACTTTCTTCGTAGTACACATAAGTAATGTTAACCATTGGTTCTTCAGCTGATACCACTGGCGAAGCTGCCAGCAAAATCAAAACACTTAAAAGTAATGTTTGACGTATTATATTTCGCATATTATCCACCCGATAATGTGTAAGACACCCCGGAACTTTGCTTGGCGGCTGTCCGGGGTGTATCCAACTTTCATTATCCACACATTTTCATTTCATTCTAATTTTCTTAATTTTCAGTACCACACACTCTTGAAAGGATCAGGTACTCGTTTCGTTCCCGGAATCGGGAACATAAACGACACGACCATCGGCCAGCTGGTAAGCTGTACCCAGTGCTTCACCGGTGCCCCCACCGATCTGCTCTGTCATGTTCAGGACTTCGATGTCCTGCCCTTCCTTAACTATGATCTTCATGTTTTCCTGACCAGGATTCTTTACGATGGTTATATCCTCAGTCGGACTGAGCAGCTCAGGTAACTGGTAAGACATCACAAGCGCGATCAACAGAGCCACAGAGAATACCATGGCAACATCGAAGAGGTTGGCCACTCCGGTCAGAGGGTTCTGGTCTTCTTCCTCGTAGAGGATTCCCGTCCGATGATACCGTTTCCGCCTCATTCTCCAATCCCCATGGAATCAACAAGATAGTCGATATCTGCCATGTCCTGCCAGTACCACCTTTTTCTGACCAGTGTAAGTACGTACCCCACGATACCTGCAAAAAGGCCAAGTACGGTTGTTGCAAACGCAATCATCAGGTTGTTGGCAAGCTGGAGGATATCACCCTGTGCAAGACCGATGAGTGCGGGACCCAGTGGAATTAAAGTTCCCATCAGTCCGAGCATAGGGGCTACTGTGGACATTATCTTTGTTTGCTCCAGACGCTTTGTCATCCTTACCTCATACTCCTCTGACAACCAGTCGATGGAAGAGATTGCATTATTTTTCAGGTGCTCTGCAGCATCATGTGCAAATGATGTGACAAGCTGGTTCTGGTCAATTTTCAGAAGATGTGATGCAGCATCGTCGTAGGAGGAATTCTTAACATTCTCCTGAACGCTTCGGCCTATATGTTCCAGTTCTTTGACGTTTCGGTGACGTTTTGCATATTCAGAAATGAACTCACCGATCAAACCAAGCGATAACGCAATTGTCAGGATCAAAAGTATTACCACAGGATACAGCATAGCAGATGCAGCGGTATACATGATCTGGAACAAAGAAGAATCAATACCCATATTTAGTTACTCCTTATTTTTTCAAGAACAAATCCACCTGCAATGAATATTGCAAAGACCACAAATGGAAGGATCTCCACAGGCGGTGCATGATATGCAGGGATGTTCATCTGTTTTGTTTTAATGTAAGCAGGCACCAGGATAGCACCCATGAGGTAGTAGATACCAAGGATCATCATGATGTTACCAAGAGTCTCAGGTGTCTTGTTCAGCTTCTTGCATAAAAATGAGGTTGCAACCACAGAAACAAAGAACACAACACCCACGAGGAATCCGATCCAGAGCCCACTCATCTCAAGGGATGTTGCCAGAAGCATACAGGAGATGAAGAGCGCTGTCAGGCAGACCGGACAGGGCAGGGAGATCACGAGGAATGTGCGATGGGAAACATCGCAGCCACAGTTCCACTGCTTCTGGGTATAGATACCTGCTCCGATGAGCAGCAAAGCAACCAGAACGTGCAGGGACATCCCCATGCTCGCAATGAGGTCAAGGTTTGACTGGTCAACATAGCCTATGAGGCTGCCGATGATTATTGACAGGATGAAATAGCTTCCTGCAAGTGCAAGGATCTGTTTTGTGCTTCGGTTGGAAAAACCACATCCAATTCCGGTCTTAACACCAAATAAAAGAATGGCTATCAGTATTCCCACAACAGTGAGAAGTACCATATTCATTCTCAAGCACCTCTTGCAGATCTTAAACTTTTGTTTAAAATGTATGTTATTAGCAACACTTCTACCACCCAAATTAATAGTTTTTTAAACCATATTCATTCAGATATGATTTTTATTGAATTAGACAAGTGTAATTGAATGAGATAGATGATACCATTCTGATATATAAAGATGTTTTTTTGAATGATATATGTATTACATTTAGATAATTTTGTATCTTCTATGCCATACATATATTAGCTTTTATGATAGTTTTTGTTTGCAAATAGTAACAACTATACAAAACAATAAATTTAAAATCAAGAAGCTGCGATTCATCTGGATAAAACATCCAGAAATCCACCATCTGATGAATATGAAAACATAGAAATGGAATTAAAATATTAATTATATACAGCATATACAATTAATTATACAGGATAGAGTTTTAATTATACATATTCTTAAAAATAAAAATATAAATAACACTAAATTCGTGTCAAACAATATAGAAACCCATATACAATATCAAAATACTTATCACACATTATAAGGTTAGAAATGTTGATTCCAATGAAAAAAACAATATTACTTGTTATACTTGCATGCATTGTCCTAATCAGTGGTTGTGCGGGCAATTCCGGGGATCAGGAAGATACAATGGTAAAAGAAGGAGATTATATCACTGTCAATTACATTGGCCAGCTTGAAGACGGAACTATCTTTGATACATCACTGGAAGAAGTCGCAAAGGAAGCCGGACAGTATAATTCTGCAAGGGAATACAGCCCGCTCGGATTCACTGTTGGTGCAGGCCAGATGATCAAAGGGTTCGACAATGGCGTAGTTGGAATGGAGATCGGAGAA
This genomic stretch from Methanococcoides sp. LMO-2 harbors:
- a CDS encoding cobaltochelatase subunit CobN, which encodes MVSAEEPMVNITYVYYEESDALEMAELTNEYRQFIGYTAIPAFNESWYASDQLIEAADNGFLSSQDVILFEMVGSKVYNTVSDTTGLNINETLQAAHDNGTSLLSVKASTSTPSYFDHISNGSADDAVYNYYSNMGTEGEGLGNAEDLLICLAKDYGNDPTITRLLTPLRITYVYYQESDALETAKLTNDHSQFIEYNAIPAYNATWYASDQLVEAADNGLLASQDVILFEMVGSKVYNTTSDTTGFSINETLQAVHDNGTSLLSVKANTSTPSYFDHISNGSADDQVYNYYSNMDVTVEGIDSAEDLLIYLATEYSNHPIINFWDNVNVDYNEILFVLGTDYNEVSLINAAQDSNISTELNITIFTKNDTVPDDYDFSEFGLIFLESQDENSIANWTTSIKVSKELGSKVICYDLASNVSPSNLDLYSDEYTDIERYWVQGGQTNMENMLMFMGQQFADVWEHETIDEPQVLLPKVNITFILNAETNLYYLNQVLTDREVVAERFNVTLMNGEEATSVSDFSDQDVIILYMVGADQIPLFKDALIDAQNSGTEIGVFGMGELATGVGTIDMDSLPHSVMVDYFTNSGIVNMERWIRYIGSNFEDAYIEYGPVTEPPIPKNGIYHPDAFPRIFEDSTDYLEWYSNRIDGGHVYDSNAPTIGIVNYALQSNTLAFTADDALIRYIESKGCNVIYATGLAFMDDDDGNRAAEYYSKDEVVLVDSMISLKGFYINFDLVEGQEYLTGYNIPVVKGIYDYYQSPSEYYNSTHGLSPTSLYYQVAYPEIEGCTDYIWVAGIVKDPMTGQSYYEPIMEQVEWISDRAIAWAELGKTDNSDKKVSIIYYNHEGGKNNIGASYLDIGSSFTLLLEQMRADGYDIGNGTIPNASEFIDLFIESRNVGSWAPGELEKVVNSGNVTLVPVEDYLAWYNTLPESVRQDVESKWGTAPGDIMVYDGNFVIPTVQLGNVNFIPQPTRGTLSDESILYHDKELPPTHQYLATYFWINNVYDADAMIHFGTHGTQEWLPGKEVGLWRYDYPSIMVAETPVIYPYIMDNVGEGTQAKRRGNAVIIDHLTPPIVEAGLYGNLSIMHEKIHNYEDAKSINDTAKMALYRNSTIELYDSLCLVNDLNVTCDELNAMTDEEFETFLDSVLHDYLHKLQTTLMPYGLHIFGVAPENEKLVSMVKSMLRSDFIDHIYSVIPKDTGDEEDWENAANTCAADLLNATLINGTNVSAAQLEVLNLTDANVTADLDQALYYSGQLAQTTREIDQTLRALNAEYIEPGPGNDPIRNPEALPTGRNFYSFDQRKFPDAETEALGKVLIDQWVADYYAVNGVYPDKQAFILWSVETMRHKGLMEAQIYALIGVELERSSGRITGFNVIPEENMTHPRIDVLVLPSGLYRDTFPLQLEWMDEAVRIVADLNESEDFNFVRRNSLEMEAELIAMGYDNETAEYISRSRIFSEPPGSYGTGISETVAASDTWDDESKMADLYISRMSNIYGADSWGENYEDVFKMNLEDVDVAMHSDTSNLYGLIDNDDFYSYLGGLGLAVRSLTGETPDMYIADFKDVDNPQYTTLEEAFRNELRARYLNPSWMTGMMEFDYAGAREFMKFTEYMWGWDATCPDMVTDDDWNMMYEAYVLDKYDLGLDEFYAENPYQYQSQLARMLETTRKDYWDASDEVIQTLVREYIESVVENGVTCCHHTCGNALLDEYVQGIMSVPGVVDQATIDEYNKLMQDATHRYPETSSSSRKTSSNTPSANVVNSTTTSTDATGYGTTTDQATAASQDNYVEGYEMTRENTPDESSSSSSFSGSDVIGAVLVLLSAGLIYFGFMRKK
- a CDS encoding DUF2162 domain-containing protein yields the protein MNMVLLTVVGILIAILLFGVKTGIGCGFSNRSTKQILALAGSYFILSIIIGSLIGYVDQSNLDLIASMGMSLHVLVALLLIGAGIYTQKQWNCGCDVSHRTFLVISLPCPVCLTALFISCMLLATSLEMSGLWIGFLVGVVFFVSVVATSFLCKKLNKTPETLGNIMMILGIYYLMGAILVPAYIKTKQMNIPAYHAPPVEILPFVVFAIFIAGGFVLEKIRSN
- a CDS encoding MotA/TolQ/ExbB proton channel family protein; this translates as MGIDSSLFQIMYTAASAMLYPVVILLILTIALSLGLIGEFISEYAKRHRNVKELEHIGRSVQENVKNSSYDDAASHLLKIDQNQLVTSFAHDAAEHLKNNAISSIDWLSEEYEVRMTKRLEQTKIMSTVAPMLGLMGTLIPLGPALIGLAQGDILQLANNLMIAFATTVLGLFAGIVGYVLTLVRKRWYWQDMADIDYLVDSMGIGE
- a CDS encoding DUF2149 domain-containing protein, with the protein product MRRKRYHRTGILYEEEDQNPLTGVANLFDVAMVFSVALLIALVMSYQLPELLSPTEDITIVKNPGQENMKIIVKEGQDIEVLNMTEQIGGGTGEALGTAYQLADGRVVYVPDSGNETST
- a CDS encoding peptidylprolyl isomerase, yielding MKKTILLVILACIVLISGCAGNSGDQEDTMVKEGDYITVNYIGQLEDGTIFDTSLEEVAKEAGQYNSAREYSPLGFTVGAGQMIKGFDNGVVGMEIGEERTVTIPAAEAYGEYNEELVQPIEISKLNEMGIEPEVGMALYTQHGQVTVAKMNETHAFIDYNHHLAGKTLVFKITLVSIGQQ